One Methanocella sp. genomic region harbors:
- a CDS encoding LysE family transporter produces MLDVYHLASGILIGLSLAVPPGPVNAVIAAESVKDSYVNGIKVGLGALTADATFLVIALIGVAIFFNNETVKTVVSLIGGVILAYMALGILKDFRKPIQESGKKDIKNYYLTGVAIGFTNPAAILWWITAGAVLIASTDIAGIAGFFIGVILWVTSFSVTLHYAKSKAQWIYPAVIIISGVALLFFGAVLIYNGLQAIF; encoded by the coding sequence ATGCTCGACGTGTATCACCTGGCCTCTGGCATTCTCATCGGCCTGTCGCTAGCCGTGCCGCCGGGCCCTGTAAACGCGGTCATCGCAGCCGAGTCGGTCAAGGACTCCTACGTCAACGGCATCAAGGTGGGGCTGGGCGCGCTAACGGCGGACGCCACGTTCCTCGTCATCGCGCTCATCGGCGTGGCCATCTTCTTTAACAACGAGACGGTAAAGACGGTCGTATCGCTGATCGGGGGCGTCATCCTCGCCTATATGGCGCTCGGGATACTAAAAGACTTCAGGAAGCCCATACAAGAAAGCGGTAAAAAGGACATCAAGAACTACTATCTTACGGGCGTAGCCATAGGCTTCACGAACCCGGCGGCGATCCTGTGGTGGATCACTGCGGGCGCGGTCCTTATCGCCAGCACCGACATCGCCGGCATCGCGGGCTTTTTCATCGGCGTCATTCTCTGGGTCACGTCCTTCTCCGTTACGCTCCATTACGCGAAGTCCAAAGCGCAGTGGATCTACCCCGCAGTCATAATCATAAGTGGCGTAGCGCTCTTGTTCTTCGGGGCTGTTTTAATATATAACGGCCTGCAAGCCATTTTTTAA
- a CDS encoding UDP-glucose/GDP-mannose dehydrogenase family protein — protein sequence MRISIIGTGYVGTVTGTCFAHLGNDVICVDVDSKRVESMNAGIPPIYEEGLEELLKAHAGKNLKATLDYDEAIANSDISFICVPTPTDESGKIDLRFVKEASRSIGQRLKKKNSYHVVVVKSTVVPQTTQSAITPILEEASGKKAGIDFGVGMNPEFLREGKAVHDFMHPDRIVIGGDDPKAQGIIKSLYKGYKCPILEVDTKTAEMIKYVSNSFLATKISFSNEVGNICKRLGIDTYKVMEGVGLDARISPYFLSSGLGFGGSCFPKDVKALIGKAAEVDYEPELLKTVLLVNEHQPQMLLRLLKIHVPDLRGKRVAVLGLAFKNDTDDIRESRAIPVIGSLLAEGAHVVAYDPMATGHMKRVYPNIEYAKTADEALVDADACIVATEWAEFRKLNSFDKMRKPVVIDGRKMIDPKGKNIIYEGICW from the coding sequence ATGAGGATCAGCATCATTGGCACCGGCTATGTCGGCACGGTCACGGGCACATGCTTCGCTCATCTCGGCAATGACGTGATCTGCGTCGACGTGGACTCTAAGCGTGTCGAGTCAATGAACGCGGGCATCCCGCCCATCTACGAGGAGGGCCTGGAAGAGCTGCTCAAGGCCCATGCCGGTAAGAACCTGAAGGCGACGCTGGACTATGACGAGGCGATCGCCAATTCGGACATTTCCTTCATCTGCGTCCCGACGCCGACCGACGAGAGCGGTAAGATCGACCTGCGCTTCGTTAAGGAGGCAAGCCGGAGCATCGGGCAGCGTCTCAAGAAGAAGAATTCGTACCACGTGGTCGTCGTAAAGAGCACGGTGGTGCCCCAGACGACCCAGTCCGCCATTACGCCCATCCTGGAGGAGGCGTCGGGCAAGAAAGCCGGCATCGACTTCGGCGTGGGCATGAACCCCGAATTTTTAAGGGAAGGCAAGGCGGTCCACGATTTCATGCACCCTGACCGAATCGTCATCGGTGGCGACGACCCGAAGGCGCAGGGCATCATAAAAAGCCTCTATAAAGGCTATAAGTGCCCGATCCTGGAGGTCGACACGAAGACCGCCGAGATGATCAAGTACGTCTCCAACTCGTTCCTGGCCACGAAGATCTCGTTCTCCAACGAGGTCGGCAACATCTGTAAGCGTTTAGGGATCGATACTTACAAAGTGATGGAAGGCGTGGGCCTGGACGCCCGCATATCGCCCTACTTCCTCAGCTCGGGCCTGGGGTTCGGCGGCAGCTGCTTCCCGAAGGATGTGAAGGCGCTCATCGGCAAGGCGGCGGAAGTCGACTACGAGCCTGAGCTGTTGAAGACGGTCCTGCTTGTGAACGAACACCAGCCTCAGATGCTGCTGAGGCTGCTAAAGATCCACGTCCCCGACCTGAGGGGCAAGAGAGTCGCCGTGCTTGGCCTGGCCTTCAAGAACGATACGGACGACATCCGCGAGTCGAGGGCTATTCCCGTGATAGGCTCCCTGCTCGCCGAGGGCGCCCATGTCGTGGCCTATGACCCCATGGCAACAGGACATATGAAGCGGGTGTACCCTAACATCGAGTACGCGAAAACGGCCGACGAGGCTCTCGTGGACGCGGACGCCTGCATCGTGGCCACGGAGTGGGCCGAGTTTCGAAAGCTGAACAGCTTCGATAAGATGCGGAAGCCCGTCGTCATCGACGGCCGGAAGATGATCGACCCGAAGGGCAAGAACATCATCTACGAGGGCATTTGCTGGTAG
- a CDS encoding NifB/NifX family molybdenum-iron cluster-binding protein — MVHMKIAIPINDEKGLNSPVADNYSKCKFFLLAESDGNKITALEAMPSAVPEEAKGVKGAMAFVLAGKGVQAVILGKIAEKERLSLVGNNIRVFLGASGTARDAIKQYAGGHLTESSDCKKDGSCECC; from the coding sequence ATGGTACATATGAAGATCGCCATCCCTATCAACGATGAAAAAGGGCTTAACTCGCCGGTCGCGGACAATTATTCGAAGTGCAAGTTTTTCCTGCTCGCGGAATCCGACGGCAATAAGATAACGGCTCTCGAAGCCATGCCCAGCGCAGTCCCCGAGGAGGCGAAGGGCGTGAAGGGCGCAATGGCTTTCGTGCTTGCCGGAAAGGGCGTCCAGGCCGTCATCCTGGGGAAAATAGCCGAAAAGGAGCGGCTCTCGCTCGTCGGTAACAACATCCGCGTTTTCCTCGGGGCCTCCGGCACCGCCAGGGACGCAATAAAACAGTACGCCGGCGGCCACCTCACCGAGAGCTCGGATTGCAAGAAAGACGGGTCCTGCGAGTGCTGCTAA
- a CDS encoding NifB/NifX family molybdenum-iron cluster-binding protein — MKLGIPVVAVNGTASEINEHFGMSEHFAILDVEGDKIVKIDFVSDRADLREHKTPAALLGEKGVNIVLAGGIGPHMIKELLDAGLLIYRGAVGDVEQAFEDYKAGMLTEVRTAGDME, encoded by the coding sequence ATGAAGCTGGGAATCCCCGTCGTGGCAGTGAATGGCACGGCCTCCGAAATAAACGAGCACTTCGGGATGAGCGAGCACTTCGCTATACTGGACGTCGAAGGCGACAAAATAGTGAAGATAGACTTTGTCTCTGACCGAGCCGACCTGAGGGAGCATAAGACTCCGGCCGCGCTGCTGGGCGAGAAGGGCGTCAATATCGTCCTCGCCGGCGGCATCGGCCCGCACATGATCAAGGAGCTCCTGGACGCCGGCTTGCTGATCTACCGGGGAGCCGTCGGTGACGTGGAGCAGGCCTTCGAGGACTACAAGGCCGGGATGCTCACCGAAGTTCGCACCGCGGGCGATATGGAATAA
- the frhB gene encoding coenzyme F420 hydrogenase subunit beta: MPFGTYKEVMALKAKDGKIAGVSQDGGVVTALLCYAMDKGVIDGALVAGKGDKETPWLPKPIVATTKEEIIASAGTKYTISPVVAVVKDAAREYGLDKIAVVGTPCQIYAIQKMRLYGVGARHVPDKIALTLGIFCTENFSYAGLRTIIEDHCKVPIDSVTKMEIGGGKFKVKAGKEVAIPIKETHKYEQEGCHVCSDLTAEFADISTGSIGTPDGWSTVFTRSTKGKDLLAKAMADGLFEKKSMDEFKSPTTPPAPGKKPIKTGLDLLEQMDKQKKDKAKKTFDERKALGLFVTPEIVY, encoded by the coding sequence ATGCCATTCGGAACATACAAGGAAGTAATGGCCCTCAAGGCCAAGGACGGAAAGATCGCCGGCGTCTCCCAGGACGGCGGCGTCGTGACCGCGCTGCTCTGCTACGCGATGGACAAGGGAGTCATCGACGGCGCCCTCGTCGCGGGCAAGGGCGACAAGGAAACCCCGTGGCTGCCCAAGCCCATAGTCGCTACCACCAAGGAAGAGATCATAGCGTCGGCCGGCACGAAGTATACCATCAGCCCGGTCGTGGCCGTTGTCAAGGACGCGGCCCGTGAGTACGGCCTCGATAAGATCGCGGTCGTCGGTACCCCGTGCCAGATATACGCTATCCAGAAGATGAGGCTTTACGGAGTCGGCGCAAGGCATGTGCCCGACAAGATCGCCCTGACATTAGGCATCTTCTGCACTGAGAACTTCTCCTACGCAGGCCTCAGGACCATCATCGAGGACCACTGCAAGGTGCCCATCGACTCCGTTACCAAGATGGAGATCGGCGGAGGCAAGTTCAAGGTCAAGGCAGGCAAGGAAGTCGCAATACCCATCAAGGAGACCCACAAGTACGAGCAGGAAGGCTGCCACGTTTGCAGCGACCTGACCGCAGAGTTCGCCGACATCAGCACCGGCTCCATCGGCACGCCGGACGGCTGGTCGACGGTCTTCACCCGGTCCACTAAGGGTAAGGACTTACTCGCGAAGGCAATGGCAGACGGCCTGTTCGAGAAGAAGTCCATGGACGAGTTCAAGTCGCCCACGACTCCGCCCGCTCCGGGCAAGAAGCCGATAAAGACCGGCCTCGACCTGCTGGAGCAGATGGACAAGCAGAAGAAGGACAAGGCAAAGAAGACCTTCGACGAGCGCAAGGCCCTCGGCCTGTTCGTGACCCCCGAAATCGTATACTGA